The stretch of DNA CGTGCAAGCTCTGAACTGAATGAACTTGCGTGAGCTCTTGGATCGGGCACCACAGTCAGAAGCCACCCATCATCGAGCTGACAAAACAAATGCGCACGCACGCATGCTGCCGCACGAATTAAGCCGCGCGCGCACCACATCACGCACGGTCCCCCATGCCCTATCTTATTAGTATAATTACCGCCTTACCGGCTTGATTTGTTCGCGTTTGTTTACCTCCAAAAGACAGCTAGGAGGCTAATGATGCTTGGGGTTTCAGGATTAGTCAATGATTGAGGGGCCTGCAAGAGATTGGGTCGTAGGGGTAGAAGTAGAACATTGGTGGTTTGCAGACTAGGATGTTTTTTTGTTCATTTATGGCTCATAATTGGGGGTTAGGGTGGTGGTTACAGCAGTACTGTTTTTGTTTGTAGTTTTTTTTCCCCTCTCCCGCTGGGAAAGGGGTGTAGAATTTTCCTTTTGTCCTGAATTGCCCTTCACATGTGCCTTTAAGTTAGCTTTCGGAGCAGCATGTTTTGCTAATCAACTCATTCATGGTTTAGGAAAAGGCTTAATTCGCCGAAAGTTGTTAAGATATTATACTCTCTTTTTTTGCGGGTAATATTATACCCTCTCGGTTGCTAGTTGCTTTGGACTTTGgttttcatttgaattcaagaaACATGAATTGATGTACTTCTTCAATTTGACCACATACCGTTTCCTTTACCACGCGTGTTTTATGTGGTCAAAAGTATAGTTTTTTTTTGGCGAAAATAGTCAGAAGTATAGTCCTGATATCGTCCTTCTGCCTTGTATGGCCACAGGGTTCGTCACCGTCTTAGGTTTTCAGTTCCTTTGAAAATGAGGTTATTCACTTTAATTATAATTTTTCCTCAGTATTTATTTGGGTTTTTGAATCTCAATTAATTCTACTAGAGTTTAGTAAAATCTCATctaaagaacaagaagagcaaacttattATCATCGGCATACAATGATCCCTGCAAAAATAATCTAAAAATGTAAATAAACGATTATTCTGTCCTCTTATTACATTGGAGACGCGAGACCGTAGCTTCTctcataaaaataaaatattttttagagttttaaaataaataaatttatGCACCTTTCTTCTGTTTTTTAGAGGGAAAGGACCAAAAGAAGCCCATATTCAGGCCCATCGAAAGAGACTCGACTGGATGATTGCTCAGCCCAACTTCTAAATCCCATTTCCTCGAGGCGAAGCCCAAGCAAGTGAGGAACCCACCTCGCCTGTCGCCTCCTCCATCACCTCCCACCCAGTCatcctccccgtcgccggcgcTGCCCAGGCGTCCGACCTCCGGGCGTCCTACGGCCGTCCGGCTCCTCTCACACGGTCACCTCGTCGAGCTCTGACCCCGGTACTCTATCACTTCTCTGCCACTGCCACTGCCACTGCCACTGCGGCGATGACAGGGCGAGCGGCCACCTAGGTCGTCGTCGGGCGCTTCGCCAGCGACGAGCATACAACAGGTATGTCCGCCTATTTCCTTCATTTCCcttcccttcttgctgttcgaAATTGAAACCCAAAACCCTGATGTATGctatttgtattcggatctgaccGTGCTTTTACCTGCTAATTTTGGAttctttttgcaaaatttatCGGGTGTAGATGTCCTATACTGGGTCCGCCCCAGCAGAATGTGAAAGCTCCTCACTAACCCTGTTGGAAGTCGTGAGAACTAGTGAAGAGATCATTGGGATGCCCGTTGAGTTGTTGGATGCATCATGACCTAAGAATTATTGCGTTCATGTGTAGATGTCTCTGTTCTGAAATCAGGCGTATTAAGTTTGTATCAACTGTTTACTAGAATGTGAGAGAATTGTCGTGCTGAATATAATCAACTGTTTTCCAGaatttgtgtgtgtgtgtaggggggggggggggtgtatTGTCGTGCTTAATTTATATCGTGGATGACGTTATTGATGTTCGTAGGCTACCAAAACCAGTTAACGAGTGCCATGTAGAAACTAGAGATCAGGCTAGCAGGGAGTCTTTTGATTTTTGCTACAGGTTTCCAATTTATATGGTGGAGACATGCTTTGGCCTGGAGATATAATTTCATTAGCTTACAATTTCTGGTTGATGTTGATTTCTTGTACCACCACTGGTTTATTTATTGTGCATGATTGGTATGCAGCAGTTGTTTCTGGATCTACTGGGACCATGGATCAAGAACAAAAAAGAGAAGCACCTTGTGGCATCTATACTTACAAGCATCATTGTAGCATGGGAGTTGACGTCCATGAGGTCTTTGTTAAGAAGAGCAGACTGCGGATTGTCCTGTCGTACATTGGCATTGTGTTCCTTCTTGTGAATGTCAGCCAACCATTGCTGGCCAAGGTATAATTCTCTTGGAAGTGTTGATGGGGTGATGTGATACTTCAAGAAGAATCTTGTTATAATTCCTTGGTTGCTCATCTTAGGTTTAGTTCATTTAATTATGGAAAAAGCTGGAACCACCGAATTTCACATGTTTATACAGAACAGTTACAAAATTTACTTTTTCACATAGTTCTTGGTATGAAAATAAACTTACGAGAGTCTTTGCCATGTTGCCCATCCTTTTAATGAAGTCGTTAAATTTATAGGTTCACATGTGATGGAAGATGTCGTATTTTTGTTTAACTTTGTGAACCAGTATATATAGTGGAAATTGACATGCTTGAACATCGCAGGAGAGTCTATCCCTTGGATCAGTTTGGAATATTACCTTTGCCGTTCTTGTTGCTAAACGTTTGCAATACAAACCTGTGAAGAAAGGTGAATCCTTCATCATAGATGTTTCTTTTGTTAgtaataggtttagttaatttAACTGTTAGATTGCTGCATACTTCAAATTTCAGAGTTGGATATCCGTTCTTCCTTGCCTCTATTGTGCATGAAATTGAAGAATTTATTTCTTGTTGGCTTTTCCCGTTTCTTTGCGTGCAGAGTCTGTAGTGATTATGCCAGCTTTTGGGGTTCAGCTAGAGATCCATTTTTGGAGGTATATATTATCCTGATATGAAAATAATAGATATCTGTTAATTCCCTTACCATTTGTCGTAATCTCCATCTTATTGTGTATATCCACTGTCCGTGATAATTGGATAATGGAACCATTTAAGGCATAGTCCCTTACCAGAACGGTGTCAAGAGAGATGGCAACAATCCATTCTCTTTTGTACACTGGCAGCTCTAGATCACTGATCACGCATGGTAAATGATATGCATCGAGTTGCTATAACATGTTGTAGGCTCAACTTTCTTTTAGGAGTATGCTGTAGCAATACTGAATGTCTAAGCTTATGCTTATGAGCAAAACTGAACTTTTATGAGCAATGGGATGCATAAACTGGATTCTGTGTATGACTGCCTCTAAACATCAATTTATTCAGTTAAATATTTTCTAAAGTATGGGTTGGGCTTTGCCTGACAATTGCTAGATGTTCGCCATAGCTTCAACAAGATTGGAGCACTGTACTGATCATTATGTGTGTATAACTAAACTAATATACAGGCATACAGCATATAAGTAGAGAATTAGATTTTTCTCAACTATGCACTTCCTCACTTTGCATTAGAGAGTGCGAGATTTATGATTATTTCTTCTAGCTTAGAAAACATATAGGCTACTTGAAGCTTTGGTTCCAGTTGTCTATTCATTCATATTAAGAATTAAAAATTGTGATTCTTAGCGGAAGAGTTGATCGTCGTTTTGTGCCCATTGGCAAGATTCTGAAACCACTGATAAATGAGTGCGTGACACCGGTGACCTGTTACTGGAGCTTGGCACTGCTTTTGCGTGATGAAGAGGAACTCCTGCTAGTTTTCCAGGTAAAACTCGTTCTCACATGTTAGTTCACTGAAAACTAATTCAGAAATCTAATAGCAAGCTTAATCATGCAGAAATCTCGTCCTCCTGTCAAAATGTTAGTTCCAGTATGGAAGGCTCTCTGCACGTTGACAAACTCTAAATGCTCGAGCCCCTCTAGAGTTGATAAACCAAACTGTTCAGAAACATGAGCGATCCGGGGCTTCAGTGTAGATATATGTATGCTCCAAAGAAGCATCTGCAGTTGATATACATTAGATTGAGATTATTGGAACTGTTGATGATGTCATAGGACTCATCGGTGCTAGGGGCACTGATTGCTAGAAGGAAATGTTTACCTGCTAGTTTCGGCTGAAGTGTATACCGCTTAACGCTAACCATTCATGATTCCATGGTCCTGATATCTGAATAGTACTGAATAGAATTCACTTTCTGATGTAATTTTCGGTGCACGCTTCTGAATATGTGATGCCAATTATGAGCAGTTCAAATGAACTTTGTCATGTATGGGATGATCAGAAGATGCAAAGTTTTGTTAAACAATCTCAGTTGTCTCCTGCGCCACATAAGTGAGAGGGTACTAGTATTTGAAAATGAAATGTGCAGAGACAGGCATGTGAGGTGTCTGTTCCATGCAGAGATCCAAATGCAGTCAAACACGCCGCATACTGTGGAGTAGTACTGGAGTATCATATGGCATATGCACGTGCTCTCACTCCGATTCCCAACCCTTCTAGATGAGTTGGTAATTGATACATACTGTTGAATGAGGTGAGCTTgacttcttcttcttttttttttttttgaaaaaagagAGGAACTTTTACCTATGAACTCTTTATATTTGGGCATATGAATTGCATTGTTTGCCCTAGCAATGTTGAGCCTGAGTTTGGTTTAAGCTTAAATCTGGAACTGGAGCCCGAGTTTTTTGCCCTATAGCAACGTAAAGCCTTTTATTTCAATATTTTCACAAGGTCTACAgataaaaaaaagaaagagaggcaAAAATACATTCAAGAAGCACAGCCAGCATTCGGTATTAACCTCAACGTACTACCTCAACCAAAATAAGGAACATTCTCGTTCGTGATGGAGCTGTAGTCCGTTGAgctcgacgcggcggcggcggcgtacaccaccgatgacgacgacgacgaggccgcCGCCAAAGTTGCCGTTCTTGTCCCTACCGGCCTGCCGGCGTGCAGGTGCAGCCCCCGGCTGACCGCCGAGGCCGCAAGGAGCTGGGAGGCGTGCGACGAGGGGAGCACGGTGGCCACCggcgacgccgcggcggcggcagggcggtACCTGTGCCTGACGATCTCGGCCCTGACGGTGGCGAGCTCGGCCTCCAGCGCTTGCACCTGCTGCTGCAGGGTGAGGATGGCGCCCATGCAGCCGTAGACAGGGTCCCGGAGCCGCAGGTTCGCCTCGTACACAAGGCTGTTCGCCGCGTCGGCGCGCTGGCTCTCGTGCACCTCCTGCAGCAGCAGATGAAGGTCGCCATTGTCAGtcagctcaagctccgccgcggcCGTGCAGTAGTGTGTCATTAGCCAGTAATTCTATCTGTAGTGACGTATGATTCATAAACTGATAAAGGTTGTTATTGAATAGATGGCATGCATGGCTAGTTTAGCTTGATTGACGAAGTATGCATATGCCATTGCACGTTTTCAGAAGGAATCGCGCAACTTTAGAGTTTTCTTTGAGAGACAAAATGAGATCCAAAATTTGGACATTTTCGGGATGTGTTACATAGAGTTGTAATATCTGAAAAAATTGGCAAATGGAAAACCTTTTGTATCTTCAACAGTCGTGTCTTGAGCTAGCATAAAAAGATAACAATACAATGGGAAAATGTTCAAAATCAGTACTCTAGAGTCTAGACTTATCTTTGAAACTTCAAAATCGTACATTGACCGTTGACGTGAAATACAAGGAGTCGAGGATAAAGGAAGAAAGAAAACTTCTAATGATCCAGCTCAAATTCGAGAGATAGGTAAGGAGAATTTAAGGTTCTGAGCGTGAAAGAGGTCTGATTTGAAGACTCAAGATTTCAAATTTGTATTTGTCAAGAACTACTGCAAAAAAATATAATCTCTTGACTCCTCAGGGCTATATATAGATCCAATCCTATCGATCGAAATAAGTTACTAAATCAGTTCGGAGATCAGTTCCCAAGTTGGGTTCAACCAAAAGGGGCAGGCCATGATGGTGGATTTCGTCGGAGACCTTACCAGGAGCATCTTGGAGACGTTGCTGGCACCGAAGACCTTGTGCACGGCGGCGAACTTGTGCGGCTCCAGCGGCGAGAAGTAGGGCGAGAAGGGGCACTCCTGCGCGCACCGTCGCCGGAGCAGCTTGCACGCCGCGCACGGCGTGATCGTGTTCAGCGCCGAACCTGGCCCGGCGCCTGCAGCAGCcgtcgcccccgcccccgccggcaGGCTGCAGCTCCTCCGTGCCGCCGTCATCcggtccgccgccgctgccgctgacTCCCTCTTGATCTTCTTCCCTAGCTCATGGTCTGGCCATTCGCTGAACACAGCATGAGATCATAAGTGTAGGGTCCTAATAATAACTTGATTGTGACGCTGGAATACTTCTTCTATATGCTTGTGAACCAGACATTTGATCCTTATGGTAGCAGCTGCATGCTTGAAAATTGAAATGAATTCATGAGGTGATAATGATCTAGGTCGACGATGCATATATAGTTTTTGTTTCCTGGATGGAGAAGATAATTTTGCGCAAAAATAATTGCCTTGGATGGATCATAATACTAACACTATACCTTGCGGTGGACATGAAGAAACTAGCTAGGGGAGACAGGGATGGGACTGAGGTGCTTTGGAAAAGGTGGCTTCTAGGTTTTCTGTGTGCTTGTGCCggccgagagagagagagagagagagagagagagagagagagagagagagacgcttAGGGGGGAACTAGTAAATGCGTCGGTGTTGTCAAGAGATTGTACTGCAAGATATGTAGGTGTTCTTGCGCCATTTGGAAGCTAGCCTGAGCTGTGTTGACTTCCGGCTATAGTTTATCATGCGGCTGCACTGTAGATGTATGCGTATGGAATGATGGAATCTTCAGATATTTATTAACTATCTTGGTATATTGGTATTGTTTTTCTAATCTTGATatttgtgtttgttttgttGATATAGTTTTACGTGGTATCCTAAAACTTGGGAATACTATTAATCACATATGCTACTCCACGCAATTCAGTTGCAGAAGGGAGTGccagccgccgctgccacagCTCGCGCTTGCATGCCGGAGGAGTGggaggcgggggggggggggggggggggagggttgtggagcggccgccggcgaggtGGTCGAAGCGGCAGAGCTTATGGTTTCTGTTTCAGGAGGGCGGGTTGCTGGGGGGCTGGTGGTCACAGGCTGCCTTAGAAGAAGGGGAAGGGGGAGGAAGGGAAGACCGGCAGCGGTGGTAGGTTGCGGGGCGGCAGTGGGGCCGCTGCCGGCCGGGGGTGGCGGCTTGACAGCTGGTGGGCTAGGGATGGGGTAGGCCGTGGGAGCTGGACGATGGGCGGGGGCGGGGCAGGCACCGAGCGGTGGGATCCGGCGGCAGAAGACGTCGGAGACCACAAAGATgaccggcggcgggggcgatcGCCTTCTGCGACACATCGCTCCACACTCGCATATGTGGAGAATAGAAACCCCCTAAAACCAATAATACTTTATAAAAAAATCACCAATACATGTGTTAGCACTAGCAAGCTAAGTAAAATTTCATAAACCATATGTTGCAACTATTAACTAAGAAACATTCCATATCAGTGAAGGATAGATGGAATATTATTATAACATAATTTGCGACTATAATTAGATTTGGCATACTTGATTAATAGTCCTTTTTTTTACATCAGTTTTTTCTAGAAGTTTATATAAGAAATAACAGCTTGGCAGAACAACAACAAGCTGGACTCCTTTATTTAAATTATCAAGATGGGATTTGGAAATAAGGTAAAGCTTAGAGGTGATCACACTAACGAAGTGGATAATGATAATATTCTAAAATGAAGTTTGATGGGGGGTAAGTTTGGTGCATAAGCTACACATTAAATTATTTTTATCAATAATGCATTGGAAATTTGCATTAAATTATTTTTTATCAATAATGCATTGGAAATTTGCATTGTATTGAATAGTTAATAGCGTCAACTACTTATGCACCACAACTCCACAAGTTTGTATTATGTACCTTGATGTACCTACTGTTTCGTTTCCTCCACACATATTTGGCATATTGATGGTACTACAAAGAATGCATGCACTTCTTAAAAAAAATATCTTTGTGCACTTCGGTTAAGAAATAGATGATACTTAATTGAACCTCTGAAATTTCAACACTAGTAAAATTTCTAAAAGgttttcagaaaaaaaatcCGTATGTAGTTTTGCTCTTCGTATGATGTTCTATCTCGTTCTCAGTCTGGTTGTTTAGCACATCCCGGTATGGTTATATGCATAAAATTAACTATTACTTCTGATAAAGATATATTATCATTTATTGATATACTTATTAATAGGTTcccaaaaaaatatatttattaaTAGCATAAGTATTTTTGATGTGCAGTATAAGTCAAAGTTTTGAAAGTTCGATAACTTGTGTTTGAAATGGAGATAATAAAGCTTTGTTAGGGAAATTAAAGTACGCAGAAAGCAGTTTGACATATGGACAATCCATATATAAAGATTCGCATGTAGGAGTATATTATTAGAGGCATTATTGTTAATTAATTTTCTAGGAACAAGGCCCTAAATACTCTGCCCAACATCAGGCGCATCTTTAGGGTGTTTAAGGTGGTCTAATATATATGGAAGTAGTAGGAAGTCTTCCTCTTGATAACTACGTCTACATGTGTTTTTATTCTGTTTTCCTTGTTTGCTTAGCATTAGCTGTAGATGGCATATTGGCATGCATCTGCACATCTAAGATCCCGTCTAGAAGAAAATAATATATATCACCTGAACCCTGAGTAATCATGTCAGTGATGTACTTGTCTATAGCTGCCACCAAATTATGAACTTGACACTGCCATTTCCTATGCCCAAGTCCATGCCATTCACATTATAATAGACATACATTGA from Panicum hallii strain FIL2 chromosome 3, PHallii_v3.1, whole genome shotgun sequence encodes:
- the LOC112886305 gene encoding uncharacterized protein LOC112886305, with protein sequence MDQEQKREAPCGIYTYKHHCSMGVDVHEVFVKKSRLRIVLSYIGIVFLLVNVSQPLLAKESLSLGSVWNITFAVLVAKRLQYKPVKKESVVIMPAFGVQLEIHFWSGRVDRRFVPIGKILKPLINECVTPVTCYWSLALLLRDEEELLLVFQKSRPPVKMLVPVWKALCTLTNSKCSSPSRVDKPNCSET
- the LOC112887044 gene encoding LOB domain-containing protein 15-like isoform X1 produces the protein MSTASEWPDHELGKKIKRESAAAAADRMTAARRSCSLPAGAGATAAAGAGPGSALNTITPCAACKLLRRRCAQECPFSPYFSPLEPHKFAAVHKVFGASNVSKMLLEVHESQRADAANSLVYEANLRLRDPVYGCMGAILTLQQQVQALEAELATVRAEIVRHRYRPAAAAASPVATVLPSSHASQLLAASAVSRGLHLHAGRPVGTRTATLAAASSSSSSVVYAAAAASSSTDYSSITNENVPYFG
- the LOC112887044 gene encoding LOB domain-containing protein 15-like isoform X2; this encodes MTAARRSCSLPAGAGATAAAGAGPGSALNTITPCAACKLLRRRCAQECPFSPYFSPLEPHKFAAVHKVFGASNVSKMLLEVHESQRADAANSLVYEANLRLRDPVYGCMGAILTLQQQVQALEAELATVRAEIVRHRYRPAAAAASPVATVLPSSHASQLLAASAVSRGLHLHAGRPVGTRTATLAAASSSSSSVVYAAAAASSSTDYSSITNENVPYFG